Part of the Methanobrevibacter arboriphilus JCM 13429 = DSM 1125 genome is shown below.
AATCACAAGAAATATTGGGAAAACTGGAACTTATTTTGGACCATTTACAGATGTTGGCTCAGTTCGTCAGACTGTGAAATTTTTAAAATCTCTTTTTAAAATTAGAACCTGCCGAAAAATGGATGGTCCTTGTTTAAATTGTCAAATTGATTTATGCTACGGCCCTTGTAGCGGGAACATAAGTAAAAATGATTACAAAAAACTAATTAATAAAATCGATCTTTTTTTTCAAGGAAAATATACTGAAATAATTGAAAATCTTCAAAAAGAAATGGAAGAATCTTCAAAAGAATATAATTTTGAAAAAGCAGCTGTAATTAGAGATCAAATAGCATCTATTGCAGAAGTTATGGAAAAACAATTTGTTGATTTTACTGATGAATTGGATCAAGATATAATAGCTATGTCCTTTGATGGTAATTCTGCAATTGTAGTAGTATTTTCAATAAGGAATGGTAAAATAAATGGAAAAGACGATTTTTTAATGAGTGGAGCTAAAAACAATAAACCAAGTGAAGTCATTTCAGCATTTATAGAACAATATTACAGTATTAATCGACATATACCTAAAGAAATAATATTAGAAGAGAAAATATCTAATGATGAGTTAAAATTAATTAAAGAGTGGTTAGCTGATTTAAGAGGAGATAATGTTGAAATTACTGTTCCTGATGAAGGAACTAAATTAAGATTAATAAGAATGGCATCTAAGAATGCTGAAATAATTAAAAAACAAAAGAAAAAAATGAAAAATGCAATGATTGAGATTAAAAAATATTTAAAGCTTCCAAAACTTCCTCGCATTATAGAAGGCTATGATGTATCTAATATTTCAGGAAAATTAGCTGTTGGTTCTAAAGTATCATTTCTAGATTCAAAACCAAATAAAAAACAATATAAAAGATTTAAACTTGAAACACCTGGACCAAACGATTATGAAATGATGAGAGAATTATTATCTAGAAGATTTAAAAAATTATCAGAAAAAAATGACAATAAAGATAATAACAATAAAGATAATGACAATAAGGATAATAAGAATAAGGATAATAAAAATAAGGATAATAAAAATAATAAAGATAATAAGTATAGTAAAGATAATAAATACACTAAAAATAATAATAATAATGAGAAAAACAATGACAATGGCTTTGATAAAGAATATCCAGACCTTATACTTATTGATGGTGGAAAAGGACAATTAGGAATAGCTACAGAAGTATTGAAAGAATATAATTTAGAACATATCCCTATAATAGGACTTGCTAAAGAATTTGAAGAAGTTTTTATACCTCAAAGTTCTTATCCAATTATAATTCCAAAAAATAATGAAGGTTTACATCTTTTACAAAGAGTGAGAGATGAAGCTCATAGATTCGCAGTTACTTATCACAGAAAATTAAGATCAAAAAATATCGAAACTTCAGAATTGGATGATATAGTTGGTATTGGTAAAACTAGAAAAATTAACTTATTAAAACATTTTGGAGATATAGAAGAAATAAAAAAAGCAAGTGTTGAAGAAATAAGAAGTGTAAAAGGATTAAATAAAAAAGTAGCTGAAGCTGTTTATAATAAATTCAATTAAAATTATAAATAAAATAATAAACTAGAATTATAATCTAGAATAATAAACTAGAATAATAAACTGGAATAATAAATAAAATTATAAATTATAATAAAAAATTAAAATAGTATAAAAAATAATATAATATACTACTTAAAGAGATAAAAAGTTATATACTATCCAAAGAATTAACAACACAACCTAAATTCTCACCATTTAAACCAATGATAAGCTCATTTTCTTTTATATCAGCATATTGTCTTGAACCACTACAACCTAAAGTTATATTAGGTATTTTTCGCATAAATGGGCCTGCAACTGCATCAGCACAAACAGATTGAATACCTGAAAAATCAGATTCTACCCTTCCACCTAATGAATAGACAATAGCTTGAGAAACTTTCATAGCTTGCATTGGATTAGCTATAATAACAACAATATCTGGAACAAATCCTGCTTTTTCTAATGGAGTATAAACAATTGCATAGCTTCTTAAATCAATTTTTGGAATTGAATCCAGTGTTCTTTTAGCAGAACCTAATGATTTAAATCTTTTTAAACTATAGTAAAACTCTCCACTTGCAATTTTTTCAGGTACATCTTCAAGTCCAATTGCAGAAGATCCTCCTTTACATAATTGCTCTTCAGAAGTACTATAAAATGAATTTCCTCTTGATGCTTTCTGTACCATTTCACAATGTCTAATTTTATCTTGTATTTTATTAATACCTTCAGGAATATCTTCCTTGTGCAAAATAAATTTTATAGCTACAGGATGAGAATTTAAATCCAAATCCTTTTTTATTCTTGAAGAAAAATACTGATTATTTTCTAATTCATCTGACTGTGGATAATCTTTCATAATATCACCATTAGAATTTATTTAAATATTATATTAATTTTTAATATACATAATATTTTCTATTTAACTATTAAAAAGTTATAATAAGAGAAAAATAACACTGTTATAAAAAACTAATAATTTAAGGATTGTAAATATAGAAATAGAAATATGAAAAATAAATATATAAAAAATGGAAATATAAAAATAAAAATAGAAATATGAAAAATAAATATATAAAAAAATGGAAATATAAAAATAAAAATAGAAATATGAAAAATAAATATATAAAAAATGGAAATATAAAATAGATATAATAAGCTGATATATAATACTCAACTTATATAAAAGATAAATATTAAAAATTAATATCATAATTTTGAAAATAAAAATATGAAATATTTGAATAAATATAAATAATAAAATAATTTATTAAAAAATATTTTAAAATAAGAATATTCTAATTATTTTTAAAAAAATTATAAAAAGAACTAATAGTGAATAAATAATATAAATTAAAAACTTTTATATATAATATTAAACATAATATCTATTGTTAATATCAAAATTTTTAATATATGTTTACTTATGTTATATAAAATTAATAAAAATATAATCTTGTTTTATTTAAAACAAACTTTTAACAATATTAAATTAATTGATAA
Proteins encoded:
- the uvrC gene encoding excinuclease ABC subunit UvrC, translating into MSTKVKSPEELPKKPGIYIMKNSDDNIIYIGKSKSLRNRVKSYFKDKYDTPKTKILMSHFSSLEYIITDSEKEALILEANLIKKHRPKYNIRLKDDKRYPYVKITKEDFPRLIITRNIGKTGTYFGPFTDVGSVRQTVKFLKSLFKIRTCRKMDGPCLNCQIDLCYGPCSGNISKNDYKKLINKIDLFFQGKYTEIIENLQKEMEESSKEYNFEKAAVIRDQIASIAEVMEKQFVDFTDELDQDIIAMSFDGNSAIVVVFSIRNGKINGKDDFLMSGAKNNKPSEVISAFIEQYYSINRHIPKEIILEEKISNDELKLIKEWLADLRGDNVEITVPDEGTKLRLIRMASKNAEIIKKQKKKMKNAMIEIKKYLKLPKLPRIIEGYDVSNISGKLAVGSKVSFLDSKPNKKQYKRFKLETPGPNDYEMMRELLSRRFKKLSEKNDNKDNNNKDNDNKDNKNKDNKNKDNKNNKDNKYSKDNKYTKNNNNNEKNNDNGFDKEYPDLILIDGGKGQLGIATEVLKEYNLEHIPIIGLAKEFEEVFIPQSSYPIIIPKNNEGLHLLQRVRDEAHRFAVTYHRKLRSKNIETSELDDIVGIGKTRKINLLKHFGDIEEIKKASVEEIRSVKGLNKKVAEAVYNKFN
- a CDS encoding DUF169 domain-containing protein; amino-acid sequence: MKDYPQSDELENNQYFSSRIKKDLDLNSHPVAIKFILHKEDIPEGINKIQDKIRHCEMVQKASRGNSFYSTSEEQLCKGGSSAIGLEDVPEKIASGEFYYSLKRFKSLGSAKRTLDSIPKIDLRSYAIVYTPLEKAGFVPDIVVIIANPMQAMKVSQAIVYSLGGRVESDFSGIQSVCADAVAGPFMRKIPNITLGCSGSRQYADIKENELIIGLNGENLGCVVNSLDSI